A window from Pseudomonas frederiksbergensis encodes these proteins:
- a CDS encoding DUF1127 domain-containing protein, giving the protein MNGLSDVRLTLHSQELAAGQNHGAREAVMRNAPSGLSRWGLFWHRRHTRKALLELTTEQLKDIGLSPEQAREEGLKPFWRI; this is encoded by the coding sequence ATGAACGGCTTGAGCGATGTGCGGCTGACGTTACACAGTCAGGAACTGGCGGCAGGGCAAAACCACGGCGCACGCGAGGCGGTCATGCGCAACGCACCGTCCGGCCTGAGTCGCTGGGGCCTGTTCTGGCATCGCCGGCACACGCGCAAGGCATTGCTGGAACTCACGACCGAGCAGCTCAAGGACATCGGGTTGAGTCCGGAGCAGGCGCGGGAGGAGGGGCTTAAACCGTTCTGGCGGATTTGA
- a CDS encoding Lrp/AsnC ligand binding domain-containing protein, producing MRTNTQTKRELDKIDRNILRILQTDGRISFTELGEKVGLSTTPCTERVRRLEREGIIMGYNARLNPQHLKGSLLVFVEISLDYKSGDTFEEFRRAVLKLPHVLECHLVSGDFDYLVKARISEMASYRKLLGDILLKLPHVRESKSYIVMEEVKESLNLPIPD from the coding sequence ATGCGTACCAACACTCAGACCAAACGTGAGCTGGACAAGATCGACCGCAACATCCTGCGGATCCTACAAACGGACGGGCGCATCTCTTTCACCGAACTGGGTGAAAAGGTCGGGCTCTCGACCACGCCTTGTACGGAGCGGGTCCGGCGGCTGGAGCGCGAAGGGATCATCATGGGCTACAACGCCCGGCTCAATCCGCAGCACCTCAAGGGCAGTCTTCTGGTATTCGTCGAGATCAGCCTCGACTACAAGTCCGGCGATACTTTCGAAGAGTTCCGACGCGCGGTCCTGAAGCTTCCCCACGTGCTGGAGTGCCATTTGGTGTCAGGGGATTTCGACTATCTGGTGAAAGCGCGGATTTCCGAGATGGCCTCGTACCGCAAGTTGCTGGGCGACATCCTGCTCAAGCTGCCGCATGTGCGCGAATCCAAGAGCTACATCGTGATGGAAGAAGTGAAAGAGAGCTTGAACCTGCCGATACCGGATTGA
- a CDS encoding acetyl-CoA hydrolase/transferase C-terminal domain-containing protein has translation MVQLCSIEQAVDDVLARLPAHIHMGLPLGLGKPNHFVNALFQRIAQLPERQLTIYTALCLGRPPLGDGLQKRFLEPFIERVFGDYPELDFLADLHRDSLPPNIHIQQFFMQPGSLLHSAQAQQDYVSSNYSHAARDINAAGLNLVAQLVASHSEHPDRLSLSCNPDITLDLFPMIAKRRAAGETILLVGQVHNDLPYMPGDAEIAIDTFDLLIDKKDSTTLFSTPNMPVGFQDHFIGLHASTLVRDGGTLQIGIGAMGDALTAALLARQADNDGYKALLAEVNLSQWAQLIDREGGVEPFAKGLYGCSEMFVNGLLVLADAGIVRRKVYPDVPTQQQANAGTLDEAAQTDGISVHGGFFLGPRSFYERLRELPQSKRLEFNMTRISYINELFGQEELKRLQRLDARFINTVFTMTLLGAGVADQLEDGRVLSGVGGQYNFVAQGHALEGARSVLLLRSWRESGGEVSSNIVWEYGHCTIPRHLRDIVVTEYGIADLRGKTDAAVIEALLNISDSRFQPGLIEQAQAVGKLPKNFRLDPRFADNSPQRLQAIQARHPQLFPEYPLGCDFTAEEKDLLRALNWLKSKFKLTEILELGKAALDAPEPSSFPEHLERMQLTNPQGLKEDLFQRLLLTGLKATAQ, from the coding sequence ATGGTGCAGCTGTGTTCTATCGAGCAAGCGGTCGATGATGTCTTGGCACGGTTGCCGGCGCATATCCACATGGGCCTGCCCCTCGGTCTGGGCAAACCCAACCACTTCGTCAACGCGCTGTTCCAACGCATCGCGCAATTGCCCGAGCGGCAGCTGACGATCTACACAGCCCTGTGCCTGGGCCGTCCTCCCTTGGGCGACGGTTTGCAAAAGCGCTTTCTCGAACCCTTCATCGAGCGGGTTTTTGGCGATTATCCTGAACTGGACTTCCTCGCCGACCTGCATCGTGACAGCCTGCCGCCCAACATTCATATTCAGCAATTCTTCATGCAGCCCGGCAGCCTGCTCCACAGCGCCCAGGCCCAGCAGGATTACGTGAGCAGCAATTACAGCCACGCTGCTCGGGATATCAACGCCGCCGGGTTGAACCTGGTGGCGCAATTGGTCGCCAGCCACAGTGAGCACCCCGACCGCCTGAGCCTGAGCTGCAACCCGGACATCACCCTCGACCTGTTCCCCATGATCGCCAAGCGTCGGGCGGCGGGGGAGACAATCCTGTTGGTGGGCCAGGTGCACAACGATTTGCCGTACATGCCGGGCGATGCCGAAATCGCTATCGACACGTTCGACCTGCTGATCGACAAGAAGGACAGCACCACGCTGTTCTCCACGCCGAACATGCCGGTGGGGTTTCAGGATCACTTCATTGGGCTGCACGCCAGCACGTTGGTGCGCGACGGCGGCACCTTGCAGATCGGCATCGGCGCCATGGGTGATGCCCTGACCGCTGCGTTGCTGGCGCGGCAGGCCGACAATGACGGTTACAAGGCGTTGCTGGCGGAGGTGAATCTCAGTCAGTGGGCGCAACTCATCGACCGCGAAGGCGGCGTCGAGCCTTTCGCCAAGGGCCTTTACGGTTGCAGCGAAATGTTCGTCAACGGCTTGCTGGTGCTGGCTGACGCCGGGATCGTGCGGCGCAAGGTCTACCCCGATGTACCGACCCAGCAACAGGCGAATGCCGGCACGCTGGATGAAGCCGCGCAGACTGACGGCATTTCGGTGCATGGCGGTTTCTTCCTTGGGCCGCGCAGTTTCTATGAACGCCTGCGCGAGTTGCCGCAGAGCAAGCGGCTCGAATTCAACATGACCCGTATCAGCTACATCAACGAGCTTTTCGGCCAGGAAGAACTCAAACGCCTGCAGCGCCTCGATGCGCGTTTCATCAACACCGTGTTCACCATGACCCTGCTGGGTGCCGGCGTCGCCGATCAGCTCGAAGACGGGCGAGTACTCAGCGGTGTCGGCGGGCAGTACAACTTCGTTGCGCAAGGCCATGCACTGGAAGGGGCGCGCTCGGTGTTGCTGCTGCGCAGTTGGCGCGAATCGGGCGGTGAGGTCAGTTCGAACATCGTCTGGGAGTACGGCCATTGCACGATCCCGCGACACCTGCGAGACATTGTGGTCACCGAGTACGGCATCGCCGACCTGCGGGGCAAGACCGATGCGGCGGTGATCGAGGCGTTGCTGAATATCAGTGACTCACGTTTCCAGCCGGGATTGATCGAACAGGCTCAGGCAGTCGGCAAGTTGCCGAAGAATTTCCGCCTTGATCCACGCTTTGCTGACAACAGCCCGCAGCGCTTGCAGGCCATTCAGGCGCGGCATCCGCAGTTGTTCCCGGAATATCCGTTGGGCTGTGATTTCACCGCTGAGGAGAAGGATCTGTTGCGGGCGCTGAACTGGCTGAAGAGCAAGTTCAAGCTCACGGAAATTCTGGAACTGGGCAAGGCAGCGCTGGATGCGCCGGAGCCTTCATCGTTTCCCGAACATCTGGAGCGCATGCAGCTGACCAACCCGCAAGGGCTGAAAGAGGATTTGTTTCAACGGCTACTGCTCACCGGCCTGAAGGCCACTGCGCAGTAA
- a CDS encoding c-type cytochrome codes for MNLIMKMLAVPATVLALWAVSAQAATNDDIAKRLEPVGQVCVQGKECKGMEVAASAGGGDAKTPDSVIAKHCNACHSTGLLGAPKIGDAAAWGERAKKEGGLDGLLAKAISGINAMPPKGTCADCSDADLKGAIQKMSGLK; via the coding sequence GTGAATCTAATTATGAAAATGCTGGCCGTACCAGCAACCGTATTGGCCCTTTGGGCAGTCAGCGCACAAGCTGCGACCAACGACGATATTGCCAAACGCCTTGAGCCAGTCGGCCAGGTTTGCGTTCAGGGTAAAGAGTGCAAGGGGATGGAAGTTGCTGCGTCTGCGGGTGGTGGAGATGCCAAGACCCCTGACTCAGTGATTGCAAAACATTGCAACGCTTGCCACAGCACTGGCCTGTTGGGCGCGCCGAAAATCGGTGATGCCGCAGCGTGGGGCGAGCGCGCCAAGAAAGAAGGCGGCCTCGATGGTCTGCTGGCGAAAGCCATCTCCGGCATCAATGCAATGCCTCCAAAAGGCACCTGCGCCGATTGCTCTGATGCCGACCTCAAGGGCGCCATCCAGAAGATGTCCGGCCTGAAATAA
- a CDS encoding xanthine phosphoribosyltransferase has product MEALHKKIREEGIVLSDQVLKVDAFLNHQIDPALMKLIGDEFASLFKDSGITKIVTIEASGIAPAIMTGLNLGVPVIFARKHQSLTLTENLLSATVYSFTKQTESTVAISPRHLTSSDRVLIIDDFLANGKASQALISIIKQAGATVAGLGIVIEKSFQGGRAELDAQGYRVESLARVQSLAGGVVTFIE; this is encoded by the coding sequence ATGGAAGCACTGCACAAGAAAATTCGCGAAGAAGGCATCGTGCTTTCCGACCAAGTCCTGAAAGTCGACGCCTTTCTGAACCACCAGATCGACCCGGCCCTGATGAAGCTGATCGGCGACGAATTCGCCTCGCTGTTCAAGGATTCGGGCATCACCAAGATCGTCACCATCGAAGCCTCGGGCATCGCGCCGGCAATCATGACCGGTCTGAACCTTGGCGTGCCGGTGATTTTTGCGCGCAAGCATCAATCCCTGACCCTGACCGAAAACCTGCTGTCGGCGACCGTTTACTCGTTCACCAAGCAGACCGAAAGCACCGTGGCGATCTCCCCGCGCCACCTGACCAGCAGCGACCGCGTGCTGATCATTGATGACTTTTTGGCCAACGGTAAGGCGTCGCAAGCGCTGATCTCGATCATCAAACAGGCCGGCGCGACGGTTGCTGGTTTGGGTATCGTGATCGAGAAGTCGTTCCAGGGCGGCCGTGCGGAACTGGATGCCCAGGGTTATCGCGTTGAATCCCTGGCCCGCGTTCAGTCGCTGGCTGGCGGCGTCGTGACCTTCATCGAATAA
- a CDS encoding YkgJ family cysteine cluster protein has protein sequence MSCNSQKIRTLRQQIPSFECVPGCHDCCGPVTTSPEEMSRLPRKTRAEQDAAMDELNCVHLGPNGCTVYDERPLICRLFGTTKTLPCPNGRGPVELIHPRVEKQIHEYMASTRQVLV, from the coding sequence ATGAGCTGCAACAGTCAGAAAATTCGTACGCTACGGCAGCAAATTCCCTCGTTCGAGTGCGTGCCCGGCTGCCATGACTGTTGTGGGCCGGTGACCACCTCACCGGAAGAAATGTCCCGCCTGCCACGCAAGACCCGGGCCGAGCAGGATGCGGCAATGGATGAACTCAATTGTGTACACCTCGGACCCAACGGCTGCACCGTGTATGACGAGCGGCCACTGATTTGCCGGTTGTTCGGCACCACCAAGACCTTGCCATGCCCGAATGGGCGGGGGCCGGTGGAGCTGATTCATCCGCGGGTCGAGAAGCAGATTCATGAGTACATGGCCAGCACCCGGCAAGTTCTCGTTTGA
- a CDS encoding cupin domain-containing protein translates to MDVGERLQSIRKLKGLSQRELAKRAGVTNSTISMIEKNSVSPSISSLRKVLGGIPMSMVEFFSEEILQEKPTQIVYKANELIDISDGAVTMKLVGRAHPSRAIAFLNEIYPPGADTGEEMLTHEGEETGILLEGRLELVVGLETFVLEAGDSYYFESTKPHRFRNPFDAPARLISAATPANF, encoded by the coding sequence TTGGACGTCGGTGAACGACTGCAATCGATCCGTAAGCTCAAAGGACTTTCCCAGCGTGAACTCGCCAAACGCGCGGGCGTCACCAACAGCACCATTTCGATGATCGAGAAGAACAGCGTCAGCCCCTCGATCAGTTCGCTGAGGAAGGTACTGGGCGGGATTCCCATGTCCATGGTCGAGTTCTTTTCCGAAGAGATCCTGCAGGAAAAACCGACTCAGATCGTCTACAAAGCCAACGAGCTGATCGATATTTCCGATGGTGCAGTGACCATGAAGCTGGTCGGCAGGGCTCACCCAAGCCGGGCCATCGCGTTCCTTAACGAAATCTACCCGCCAGGCGCCGACACCGGCGAAGAGATGCTCACCCATGAGGGCGAGGAAACCGGGATTTTGCTCGAAGGTCGACTCGAACTGGTGGTAGGGCTTGAAACTTTTGTGCTCGAAGCAGGCGACAGCTACTACTTTGAAAGTACAAAACCGCACCGTTTCCGTAATCCGTTCGATGCGCCAGCGCGACTAATCAGCGCAGCTACTCCAGCGAATTTCTAA
- a CDS encoding NAD(P)/FAD-dependent oxidoreductase, translated as MNARAQQPAPNHQHPASYYAASSLPQPDHPVLTGDLVADVCVVGGGFSGLNTALELADRGLSVILLEAHKIGWGASGRNGGQLIRGVGHGLDQFANVVGADGVRQMKLMGLEAVEIVRQRVERFQIPCDLTWGYCDLANKPRDLEGFAEDAEELRSLGYRYETRLLQASEMHSVVGSDRYVGGLIDMGSGHMHPLNLALGEAAAAQQLGVKLFERSAVTRIDYGPEVKVYTAQGSVRAKTLVLGCNAYLNELNPELSGKVLPAGSYIIATEPLSEELAHALLPQNMAVCDQRVALDYYRLSADRRLLFGGACHYSGRDPKDIAAYMRPKMLEVFPQLAGVKIDYQWGGMIGIGANRLPQIGRLKDQPNVYYAQAYSGHGVNATHLAGKLLAEAISGQHSGGFDLFAKVPHITFPGGKHLRSPLLALGMLWHRLKELV; from the coding sequence ATGAATGCCCGTGCCCAGCAACCGGCCCCGAACCACCAGCACCCTGCTTCTTACTACGCCGCCAGCAGCCTGCCGCAGCCCGATCATCCGGTGCTCACAGGCGATCTGGTGGCTGACGTGTGCGTGGTCGGTGGCGGGTTCTCCGGGTTGAACACGGCACTCGAACTGGCCGATCGCGGCTTGAGTGTAATTCTGCTCGAAGCCCACAAAATCGGTTGGGGCGCCAGCGGACGCAACGGTGGACAGTTGATTCGTGGCGTCGGCCATGGCCTCGATCAGTTCGCCAACGTGGTCGGTGCGGACGGCGTGCGTCAGATGAAACTCATGGGCCTGGAAGCGGTGGAAATCGTCCGACAGCGCGTCGAGCGTTTTCAGATTCCTTGCGACCTGACGTGGGGTTATTGCGACCTGGCCAACAAACCCCGAGACCTCGAAGGTTTTGCCGAAGACGCCGAAGAGCTGCGCAGCCTCGGTTATCGTTACGAAACCCGTCTGCTGCAAGCCAGTGAAATGCATTCGGTAGTGGGTTCCGACCGTTACGTCGGCGGTTTGATCGACATGGGCTCGGGGCACATGCATCCGCTGAACCTGGCGCTGGGTGAAGCGGCCGCCGCCCAACAGTTGGGGGTGAAGCTGTTCGAACGATCGGCAGTCACCCGCATCGATTATGGCCCCGAGGTCAAGGTCTACACCGCCCAAGGTTCGGTCCGCGCCAAAACGCTGGTGCTGGGCTGCAACGCCTACCTCAATGAACTCAATCCCGAACTCAGCGGCAAGGTGCTGCCCGCCGGCAGCTATATCATCGCCACCGAACCCTTGAGCGAAGAACTGGCTCACGCGCTACTGCCGCAGAACATGGCGGTCTGTGATCAGCGGGTCGCGCTGGATTACTACCGGCTCTCGGCGGACCGACGCTTGCTGTTTGGCGGCGCCTGTCACTATTCAGGTCGCGACCCGAAGGACATCGCCGCGTACATGCGGCCGAAGATGCTGGAAGTTTTCCCGCAACTGGCCGGGGTCAAGATCGACTATCAATGGGGCGGGATGATTGGCATCGGCGCTAATCGCCTGCCGCAGATCGGGCGGTTAAAGGATCAGCCGAACGTGTATTACGCCCAGGCTTATTCCGGTCATGGCGTGAATGCCACGCACCTGGCTGGGAAATTGTTGGCTGAGGCTATCAGTGGTCAGCACAGCGGAGGGTTCGATCTGTTCGCCAAGGTGCCGCATATCACCTTTCCTGGCGGTAAGCATTTGCGCTCGCCGTTGTTGGCGTTGGGGATGTTGTGGCATCGGCTTAAAGAGTTGGTCTGA
- the alr gene encoding alanine racemase translates to MRPARALIDLQALRHNYQIAREVTGAKALAVIKADAYGHGAVRCAQALEAEADGFAVACIEEALELRAAGIRAPVLLLEGFFEADELSLIVEHDFWCVVHSLWQLEAIENAALSKPITVWLKLDSGMHRVGLHPKDYQAGYQRLLASGKVAKIVLMSHFARADELHSQASIEQVAVFEAARQGLSAEISLGNSPAVLGWPQIPSDWVRPGIMLYGATPFEEANAVASRLQPVMTLESKVICVRELPAGEPIGYGAKFITQKPMRVGVVAMGYADGYPRQAPTGTPVLVAGQRSQLIGRVSMDMLCIDLTDVPQAGLGSTVELWGKNILASDVAAAAGTIPYQIFCNLRRVPMLYSGA, encoded by the coding sequence ATGCGTCCAGCCCGTGCCCTGATCGACCTTCAAGCCCTGCGTCACAACTACCAAATCGCCCGTGAAGTCACGGGGGCCAAGGCCCTCGCGGTGATCAAGGCCGATGCCTACGGCCATGGCGCGGTGCGTTGCGCCCAGGCGCTGGAAGCCGAAGCAGACGGTTTCGCCGTAGCCTGTATCGAAGAAGCGTTGGAGCTGCGAGCCGCGGGCATTCGTGCGCCGGTGTTGTTGCTGGAAGGTTTTTTCGAGGCCGATGAACTGTCGCTGATCGTCGAGCATGACTTCTGGTGTGTGGTGCATTCGCTGTGGCAGCTCGAAGCCATCGAGAACGCTGCACTGAGCAAGCCGATCACGGTCTGGCTCAAGCTCGATTCGGGCATGCATCGGGTGGGCTTGCATCCAAAGGATTATCAGGCGGGCTATCAACGGCTGCTGGCCAGCGGCAAGGTGGCGAAGATTGTTCTGATGAGCCACTTCGCCCGGGCCGATGAGCTGCACAGTCAGGCCAGTATCGAGCAGGTCGCGGTGTTCGAAGCGGCGCGTCAGGGCTTGTCGGCCGAGATCAGCCTGGGCAATTCGCCGGCAGTACTCGGTTGGCCGCAGATTCCAAGTGACTGGGTTCGCCCGGGCATCATGCTCTACGGCGCGACTCCGTTTGAAGAAGCCAACGCCGTGGCATCGCGCCTGCAACCGGTGATGACGCTCGAATCGAAAGTGATTTGCGTGCGTGAACTGCCGGCCGGCGAACCGATCGGCTACGGCGCCAAATTCATCACCCAGAAACCGATGCGCGTGGGCGTGGTGGCCATGGGTTATGCCGACGGCTACCCGCGTCAGGCACCGACCGGTACGCCGGTGCTGGTTGCCGGACAGCGCAGCCAGTTGATTGGCCGGGTGTCGATGGACATGCTCTGCATCGACCTGACCGATGTGCCGCAAGCCGGCCTCGGTTCGACTGTCGAGTTGTGGGGCAAAAATATCCTCGCCAGTGACGTAGCGGCCGCCGCGGGCACGATTCCCTACCAGATCTTCTGCAACCTGCGCCGGGTGCCAATGCTCTATTCCGGGGCTTAG
- the rep gene encoding DNA helicase Rep has translation MSRLNPRQQEAVNYVGGPLLVLAGAGSGKTSVITRKIAHLIQNCGIRAQYIVAMTFTNKAAREMKERVGTLLKGGEGRGLTVCTFHNLGLNIIRKEHVRLGYKPGFSIFDETDVKALMTDIMQKEYSGDDGVDEIKNMIGSWKNDLILPPEALENARNPKEQTAAIVYTHYQRTLKAFNAVDFDDLILLPVKLFQEHADILEKWQNKVRYLLVDEYQDTNASQYLLVKLLIGTRNQFTVVGDDDQSIYAWRGARPENLMLLKDDYPSLKVVMLEQNYRSTSRILRCANVLISNNPHEFEKQLWSEMGHGDEIRVIRCRNEDAEAERVAVELLTLHLRTDRPYSDFAILYRGNYQAKLIELKLQHHQIPYRLSGGNSFFGRQEVKDLMAYFRLIVNPDDDNAFLRVINVPRREIGSTTLEKLGNYATERKISMYAATDEIGLGEHLDTRFTDRLSRFKRFMDKVREQCAGEDPISALRSMVMDIDYENWLRTNSSSDKAADYRMGNVWFLIEALKNTLEKDEEGEMTVEDAIGKLVLRDMLERQQEEEDGAEGVQMMTLHASKGLEFPYVFIMGMEEEILPHRSSIEADTIEEERRLAYVGITRARQTLAFTFAAKRKQYGEIIDCAPSRFLDELPPDDLAWEGTDDTPVEVKAVRGNTALADIRAMLKR, from the coding sequence ATGTCCCGACTCAATCCCCGGCAGCAAGAAGCCGTGAACTACGTCGGCGGCCCTCTTTTGGTGCTCGCCGGTGCAGGCTCCGGCAAGACCAGCGTGATCACCCGCAAGATCGCCCACTTGATCCAGAATTGCGGCATCCGCGCCCAGTACATCGTCGCCATGACCTTTACCAACAAGGCTGCGCGCGAAATGAAGGAACGGGTCGGCACCTTGCTCAAGGGCGGCGAAGGCCGCGGCCTGACGGTCTGCACCTTCCACAATCTGGGCCTGAACATCATCCGCAAGGAACACGTGCGGCTGGGCTACAAGCCGGGGTTCTCGATCTTCGACGAGACCGATGTCAAAGCCTTGATGACCGACATCATGCAGAAGGAATACTCGGGCGACGACGGCGTCGACGAGATCAAGAACATGATCGGCTCGTGGAAAAACGACCTGATCCTGCCGCCCGAAGCCCTGGAAAACGCGCGCAACCCCAAGGAACAGACCGCCGCCATCGTCTACACCCACTATCAGCGCACGCTCAAGGCGTTCAACGCGGTGGACTTCGACGACCTGATCCTGCTGCCGGTGAAGCTGTTCCAGGAACACGCCGACATCCTCGAAAAATGGCAGAACAAAGTCCGCTACCTGCTGGTGGACGAATACCAGGACACGAACGCCAGCCAGTATTTGCTGGTGAAGTTGCTGATCGGTACGCGCAACCAGTTCACCGTGGTCGGCGATGACGACCAGTCGATCTACGCCTGGCGCGGCGCGCGACCGGAAAACCTGATGCTGCTCAAGGACGATTACCCGTCCCTGAAAGTGGTGATGCTGGAGCAAAACTACCGCTCCACCAGCCGCATTTTGCGCTGTGCCAACGTGTTGATCTCGAACAACCCGCACGAATTCGAAAAGCAGTTGTGGAGCGAGATGGGCCACGGCGACGAGATTCGCGTAATCCGTTGCCGCAACGAAGACGCCGAAGCCGAGCGTGTGGCCGTGGAATTGCTGACCCTGCACTTGCGCACGGACCGGCCTTACAGTGATTTCGCGATCCTGTATCGCGGCAACTACCAGGCCAAGCTGATCGAGCTGAAGCTGCAACACCACCAGATTCCGTATCGCCTGTCCGGCGGCAACAGCTTTTTCGGACGTCAGGAAGTGAAAGACCTGATGGCCTACTTCCGCCTGATCGTGAACCCGGACGACGACAACGCCTTCCTGCGGGTGATCAACGTCCCACGCCGGGAGATCGGTTCGACCACCTTGGAAAAGCTGGGCAACTACGCCACCGAACGCAAAATCTCGATGTACGCCGCCACCGACGAAATCGGTCTGGGCGAGCATCTGGACACGCGCTTCACCGATCGCCTGTCGCGCTTCAAGCGCTTCATGGACAAGGTCCGCGAGCAATGCGCCGGCGAAGACCCGATCTCGGCGCTACGCAGCATGGTCATGGACATCGACTACGAGAACTGGCTGCGCACCAACAGCTCCAGCGACAAGGCCGCCGATTACCGCATGGGTAACGTCTGGTTCCTGATCGAGGCGCTGAAGAACACCCTCGAAAAAGACGAAGAAGGCGAGATGACCGTCGAAGACGCCATCGGCAAACTCGTCCTGCGCGACATGCTGGAACGTCAGCAGGAAGAGGAAGACGGCGCCGAAGGTGTGCAGATGATGACCCTTCACGCCTCCAAGGGCCTGGAATTCCCCTACGTGTTCATCATGGGCATGGAAGAGGAAATCCTTCCGCACCGCTCCAGCATCGAAGCCGACACCATCGAAGAAGAACGCCGCCTGGCCTACGTCGGAATTACCCGGGCGCGTCAGACGCTGGCCTTCACCTTCGCCGCCAAGCGTAAGCAATACGGCGAGATCATCGATTGCGCGCCGAGCCGCTTCCTCGATGAGCTGCCACCGGACGACCTGGCCTGGGAAGGCACCGACGACACACCCGTTGAAGTCAAAGCCGTTCGCGGCAATACCGCATTGGCGGACATACGCGCGATGTTAAAGCGCTAA
- the dadA gene encoding D-amino acid dehydrogenase, which translates to MRVMVLGSGVIGTTSAYYLARAGFEVVVVDRQPAAAMETSFANAGQVSPGYASPWAAPGVPLKAIKWLLQRHAPLAIKATADIDQYLWMAQMLRNCTASRYAVNKERMVRLSEYSRDCLDELRAETGIAYEGRSLGTTQLFRTQAQLDGAWKDIAVLKESGVPFELLDRAGIARVEPALASVTDILAGALRLPNDQTGDCQMFTTRLVEMATKLGVEFRFDQDIQRLDYAGDRINGVWIDGKLETADRYVLALGSYSPQLLKPLGIKAPVYPLKGYSLTVPITNPAMAPTSTILDETYKVAITRFDNRIRVGGMAEIAGFDLSLNPRRRETLEMIVNDLYPQGGDLAQASFWTGLRPTTPDGTPIVGATPFSNLFLNTGHGTLGWTMACGSGRLLADLMAKKTPQISAEGLDISRYGKKLQESAKHVNPAPAHQ; encoded by the coding sequence ATGCGCGTTATGGTCTTGGGTAGCGGCGTCATCGGTACCACCAGTGCTTACTACCTGGCGCGTGCCGGGTTTGAAGTGGTGGTGGTGGACCGTCAGCCGGCCGCTGCCATGGAGACCAGCTTCGCCAACGCCGGGCAGGTTTCGCCGGGTTATGCCTCGCCGTGGGCTGCGCCGGGCGTTCCGCTCAAGGCCATCAAGTGGCTGTTGCAGCGCCACGCACCGCTGGCGATCAAGGCCACCGCCGACATCGACCAATACTTGTGGATGGCGCAAATGCTGCGCAACTGCACCGCCAGCCGTTATGCGGTGAACAAGGAGCGCATGGTCCGCCTGTCCGAGTACAGCCGTGACTGCCTCGATGAATTGCGCGCCGAAACCGGCATTGCCTACGAAGGCCGCAGCCTCGGCACTACCCAACTGTTCCGCACCCAGGCCCAACTCGACGGCGCCTGGAAAGACATCGCCGTGCTGAAAGAATCTGGCGTGCCATTCGAACTGCTCGACCGCGCCGGCATTGCCCGCGTTGAGCCGGCGCTGGCCAGCGTCACCGACATCCTCGCCGGTGCCCTGCGCCTGCCGAATGACCAGACGGGCGACTGCCAGATGTTCACCACCCGCCTGGTCGAAATGGCGACCAAACTGGGTGTGGAATTCCGCTTCGACCAGGACATTCAGCGCCTCGATTACGCCGGTGACCGCATCAACGGCGTATGGATCGACGGCAAGCTGGAAACTGCTGATCGCTACGTGCTGGCCCTGGGCAGCTACTCGCCGCAACTGCTCAAGCCGCTGGGGATCAAGGCGCCGGTGTATCCGCTCAAGGGTTATTCCTTGACTGTGCCGATCACCAACCCGGCGATGGCCCCGACTTCGACTATTCTCGACGAGACCTACAAGGTCGCGATCACCCGTTTCGACAACCGCATCCGCGTCGGTGGCATGGCTGAAATTGCCGGTTTTGACCTGTCGCTGAATCCGCGTCGGCGCGAAACCCTGGAGATGATCGTCAACGACCTCTATCCTCAGGGCGGCGACCTGGCCCAGGCGAGTTTCTGGACCGGCCTGCGTCCGACCACCCCGGACGGTACGCCGATCGTGGGTGCTACGCCGTTCAGCAATCTGTTTTTGAACACGGGTCACGGCACGCTTGGTTGGACCATGGCGTGCGGTTCCGGTCGCTTGCTGGCCGATTTGATGGCGAAGAAAACGCCGCAGATCAGCGCCGAAGGCCTCGATATTTCCCGTTATGGAAAAAAACTTCAGGAGTCTGCAAAACATGTCAATCCAGCGCCAGCTCACCAATGA
- a CDS encoding RidA family protein: protein MSIQRQLTNERMSQIVVHSGTVYLAGQVGDDMNAGIEQQTRETLANIERLLDLAGTDKSRLLSVTIYLKDIDAHFEGMNAVWDKWLPKGVAPARATVESKLCEPEILVELSVVAALP from the coding sequence ATGTCAATCCAGCGCCAGCTCACCAATGAGCGCATGAGCCAGATCGTAGTCCACAGCGGTACCGTGTATCTGGCAGGGCAGGTCGGCGACGATATGAACGCCGGGATTGAACAGCAGACCCGTGAAACGCTTGCCAACATCGAGCGTTTGCTGGATCTGGCCGGGACCGACAAGAGCCGTTTGCTGTCGGTAACGATTTACTTGAAAGACATTGATGCACACTTCGAAGGCATGAACGCGGTCTGGGACAAGTGGCTGCCAAAAGGCGTCGCACCGGCCCGTGCCACCGTTGAATCGAAGTTGTGCGAGCCGGAAATCTTGGTTGAGCTGTCGGTTGTCGCCGCTCTGCCATAA